From Microbacterium pseudoresistens, the proteins below share one genomic window:
- the rpmA gene encoding 50S ribosomal protein L27, which produces MAHKKGASSTRNGRDSNAQRLGVKRFGGQTVSAGEILVRQRGTHFHPGVNVGRGGDDTLFALSAGAVEFGTKGGRKVVNIVAGAE; this is translated from the coding sequence ATGGCACACAAAAAGGGCGCGAGCTCGACCCGCAACGGTCGTGACTCCAACGCACAGCGACTCGGTGTGAAGCGCTTCGGCGGTCAGACCGTCAGCGCCGGCGAGATTCTCGTCCGTCAGCGCGGCACGCACTTCCACCCCGGCGTCAACGTCGGCCGCGGCGGCGACGACACCCTGTTCGCCCTGTCGGCGGGTGCGGTCGAGTTCGGCACGAAGGGCGGCCGCAAGGTCGTCAACATCGTCGCCGGCGCCGAGTAA
- the rplU gene encoding 50S ribosomal protein L21, translating into MVYAVVRAGGRQEKVEVGTIVQLDRVQAAQGEKIELPAVLLVDGEKITTDADKLAKVKVTAEVLGNLRGPKIVIQKFKNKTGYKKRQGHRQDLTRVKVTGIK; encoded by the coding sequence GTGGTTTACGCAGTAGTGCGCGCCGGTGGCCGGCAGGAGAAGGTCGAGGTCGGCACGATCGTTCAGCTCGACCGTGTTCAGGCGGCGCAGGGCGAGAAGATCGAGCTCCCCGCCGTGCTCCTCGTCGACGGCGAGAAGATCACCACCGACGCCGACAAGCTCGCGAAGGTGAAGGTCACGGCCGAGGTTCTCGGAAACCTCCGCGGCCCGAAGATCGTCATCCAGAAGTTCAAGAACAAGACCGGCTACAAGAAGCGCCAGGGTCACCGTCAGGACCTGACCCGCGTCAAGGTCACCGGCATCAAGTAA
- a CDS encoding DUF4031 domain-containing protein, whose protein sequence is MAVLVDDPIWPAHGRLWAHMVSDESLDELHVFAQAHGIPRRAFDLDHYDVPADSLRALIADGAQHVGGKQLVRALIASGLRIPARDRKRL, encoded by the coding sequence ATGGCCGTGCTCGTCGATGACCCGATCTGGCCCGCGCACGGACGCCTCTGGGCGCACATGGTCAGCGATGAGAGCCTGGACGAGCTGCACGTGTTCGCGCAGGCGCACGGCATCCCCCGCCGCGCGTTCGACCTCGATCACTACGACGTGCCCGCCGACAGTCTGCGGGCGCTGATCGCAGACGGCGCGCAGCACGTCGGCGGCAAGCAGCTCGTACGAGCGCTCATCGCCTCAGGACTGCGAATCCCCGCCCGCGACCGGAAGCGCCTCTGA